TCGCTTAAGAAAGTGTGTAATAAGTGAAACGAACTAAAAATGACTGAAACACTGCAGCTGCGCGGCCAGCTTCTTGGCCATTCCGGATGGGTCACCCAAATTGCAACCAATCCGAAGTATCCTGATATGATTCTGTCCTCATCTCGCGGTGAGTATTGCGGATGAATGTAACCTCTAAAAGTGGACTTGTTTCGGGAACATGCGGCGTCGCAATTATTTATTACAGCGTGGGAAAGAACATGTTCCTAGCGCTCTTTTCCACTTAGTTAAAGGATCAAATCACAATTTGTGATTTTTCTGATTTCCCCGTGTTGTGTCCTGGTCAGCGTTGCTATGTTTTCTAACCTCAATATTTCGTTGCAGACAAAACTCTCATCGTGTGGAAGCTGACTCGTGATGAATTGAGCTACGGCATTCCGCAAAAGCGTCTGTACGGACACTCGCATTTCATCTCGGACGTAGTGCTGTCGTCCGACGGCAACTATGCTCTGTCCGGATCGTGGGACAAAACCCTTCGACTGTGGGATTTGGCAGCAGGCCAATCGACCCGCCGTTTCGAAGACCATACCAAGGTGTGACCATTATGTTACTGAATTTCGCTTGCCAGCGGGCAGGCAATGGGAATTTCGCGTGTGTTATACCAGAACAGTGTTAATCGTGCAAGCACTGTGAAATTAACTGTGGCCTTTGATCGATGCATAATGACACATTTTTCTAAGAAATTCTTGAAAATGTTCGCCTTATGCATTGTTTCTGGATTGTGGAAATTCGATGAATTGTTTGCCAATCGGCAAATGCATGAATTTCTTTCAAATGGCCTAAGGATACGGATTTCTGGTACATTACTGAGCCTTTGCGAGGCAGAAGATATATGAGTTCGGTTGAAAGCGCCAATGCGTGGCAGAAGAATTGATGTGTTACTACCGTCTGTGCGGATCGTATAAGTAGCTGACCCTGGGATGTACTGAGGCGTTAACACCCGTAACGGTGAGGGAATCGTGAAATGTGTATGTGGTTTTGAGGTACATGGCCTCCTCCAAGtatctatacacacacacataattaTTATCTTAATAGGACGGCATTTGATGgttgggatgaaaaaaaacagcgccaACAAATGCCATTCATTTTGAAGATAATAGTAATATAAGATATTCACGACAGATATGCGTAAAACGATAATTACACTGCGATCACGAAATGATCGCAATGATTTAGTTCTAAGAATCAAATTGCAACGAGATCTGCTATACGAACCATCTTAACTAATGCGACTCTCTGTCttcatgctgctgctgaaccAGAAGCATCGCACATCCCAGCTCCATACTGTTCTGAAACAATTTCGTGAATTGTATGGCGTTAATTTAAAGAACGTGCAAGATAAAACAATCTCTCGATGGAGTACACCTTTCCCGTTTAAACCATCCTTGGTAGATATGGGGCTAAACTCTTGTTGAGAGACAGAACCATGATGCATTGTAAAGATGTTTCTTACATTTGATAGCGATCTCAGTTGAAATCGATACGTTGCAATGAGGATTATTACAGACCTCCCCCGTCGTTACGTTAgtgttgcaaaattgctaattATACCGTTTTCACATTGCAGGATGTCCTTTCGGTTGCATTCTCGGTAGACAATCGTCAAATTGTCTCGGGATCACGCGACAAGACGATCAAGCTGTGGAACACTCTGGCCGAGTGTAAGTACACCATCCAGGAGGATGGACACTCCGACTGGGTGTCGTGTGTGCGATTCTCGCCGAACCACACCAACCCTATTATTGTGTCGGCCGGTTGGGATCGTGTTGTGAAGGTATGGAATCTGGCAAACTGCAAGCTGAAGATTGACCATCTTGGACACAACGGTTATCTCAACTCGGTGTCCGTCTCGCCGGACGGTTCGCTGTGCACGTCGGGCGGCAAGGATTGCCGCGCCTTCCTGTGGGATCTGAACGATGGCAAGCATCTGCACACgttggagcacaacgaggtcATAAACGCGCTGTGCTTCTCGCCCAACCGTTACTGGCTTTGCGTTGCCTATGGACCATCGATTAAGATCTGGGATCTTGCCTCCAAGACGATGGTCGAAGAGCTGAAGCCGGCCAAGAATGGAGATCCTCCACAGTGTCTGTCGCTTGCCTGGTCTACCGATGGTCAGACCCTCTATGCTGGTTATTCCGACAACATCATCCGCGTCTGGCAGGTGTCTGTTTCTGCTCGTTAAGACGGCGAAGTTTGTCAACCGGAGTCCAGTGGGTGAACTGTACGGTGCTCTTTCAATTTTCATGTGAAAGGGCACTGTATGGTAATGTTTCTTTGTAAAAGAACGTAATAAACGGAAAGATTTGAATTAATCTGTGTTTCTTTGCTGTAGGTTGGCGGGATAGTTGTATATTTTGCTATAAGTATTAGCGATGCCCTTATGGATATTAGAAATGTAAGTTAATTGAATAAAAGATAATTTATGACACTTAATTCATGAGCTAGGGTAACCTGTATCACAATAGTTACAAAAACCTAAAATGAATATGCTGGCACACTCCATAACCAGACGAGCTTCTGGGCTGATGGGGTCGCTCAAATCTAGCTTACAATACTGGAACCCGCCTATCATGGTATTCATGGCACACTAGTGGGCATTAAATGACCAAACCGCCAGCCCTGCATTAGTTGGGTTTGTTTCCCTTGCGTGGTCGGTTGCATTGCATTTTTGCGGCCAACATGGCAATATGAAGCGCGCAAGTTACGTCAAATAAAACACGTCATGTTTGACAGACATCACATTTGGTTTGCGTGTCCCACTACCAACTTTTAAGCTGGCTTGGAAGCGTTTAATCGCAAATTATTGCATGTGAATGGCAGACTTGATCCAAACCACAGTATTCAACTAGGAGTTGTATTCCGAGAGCGGCATTTTGGGGacacagcaacacacaaattGATAAACTGGAAAAGACACCGCAGCAGCTCGCGTGAACCGGATAGGACATTGGGCCACAGAAACACGCATTTTCTAaagtggaaaatgggaaacgcGGTGCTATTTCTTTGCTGCTTCACAACCGTATTTGCAGGAGCATACGTGCAGGCAGCGATCGACATGGAAATAGAAAACAGAGCCGTCGATCGTACGATAGATTTGACTTCGCAATTGGTGAAAATTTCCTACAAAATAACACTGGAGCACAAATCGAAAAAGCCCATCGGTACCTACCTCTTCCTAGTGCCCGAGAGTGATCGCGAAAGATTGTCCTTTATTTCGGCGAAAGATTCTGCGAAAAAGGAGCTGAAGCTCACGGAAACCACCACTCCGAAGGGTGTGACGTTCAGCATGACCCTGCCGGCCGGTGCATCGAACCCGGTGGTGTATATTGAAACCGTGTTCACGAAATCTCTCAAGCCGTTCCCGTCGTCCATCGGCCAAAGCGAGCGGCAGCTTGTGCAGTACTTTGGAAACGTTTACTTTTACTCACCGTACCCAACAGTGACACAGAAAACGACGGTACATCTGAGCTCTCGCAATGTGGAAAGTTATACCCAGTTCAAGCCCAGCGCCCAATCGGACAGCACGATTACGTACGGTCCGTACGATAACGTGGCAGGTATGACATGTGGGGGATGTGGTGTTGTATGATTCTGTTCTCAGGAGCCACTATGTTTCCTTTCCTCTATGTTATCAATTTCAGCGTTCTCTCACGAGCCTATGACGATTCACTTTGAAAACTTCACTCCATTCCTCACCGTGACTCGTCTGGAGCGTACGATAGAAGTGTCGCACTGGGGTAATATAGCCGTGGAAGAGACGATCGACATCGTGCACTCGGGTGCCACTCTAAAGGGTGCATTTTCACGCTACGACTACCAGAAGGATGCCCGTTCGAACCAACCCAGCGTGAAATCATACAAAACACTTCTGCCAGCTTCGGCTACCGGTGTTTACTATCGTGACACAAACGGCAACATTTCCACCTCGGCTCTGCGCACACTGAAGGATGCTGTCGAGCTGGACCTTCGCCCACGGTTCCCTCTGTTCGGTGGTTGGCGCACACACTACACACTCGGGTACAACGTACCGAGCTTCGAGTATCTATTCCAGAATGGAGACAATTTCCTGCTGAAGATGCGTGTCGTTGATCACATCTTTGATGATATGGTGATTGATGAAGTCGTGACGAAGATCATTCTTCCCGAGGGGGCTAACAACATCAAGCTGATAGCGCCATACTCCATTCAGCGACATGCGGATTCGTTGCACTACACGTACCTGGACACCTTCGGACGTCCGGTGATTTCCTTCAGCAAGCGCAACCTAGTTGAAAATCACATTAACGATTTCAACctaaaatataacttttcaCGTGTCATGATGCTGCAGGAACCGTTGCTGGTAGTGGGCTTCCTGTACGTGCTGTTCGTTTTCGTCATCGTCTGGATGCGGTTGGACTTTTCCATTATCAAGGAGAAGGAGCCACATCAGCACAAGGATTAAGTGAAGTGGCGAAGCAAGGACACACCACTATCTTtcctcttctttcttttttttctcattcattCTCGATGCACTATCAGAGAGGTGGACTGCAAATGAAAGTTGTCCGGGGGTCGTATGTGCTACAATCTTTACTTTACCCTTTCTGCAGAAAAAAGCACTCCATCGATAGACTTAATCGTGGTGGTGTAACAATTCACGTGTTTCAGCGTTTGATCTTATCACCTGGTAGCACTACTAGTGCTGCACGACTTAACTTCGTTGCAGAGTGAACTAATCGACCAATCAGCAACAAATTCCCAATTACGTTCAGTTTACGAGGTGGTGCATCATTACATGCTTTCTGAACAAAGTagacgaataaaaataaatacataaatatacCTAAATATGCCCTTTTTGACAACAGTGCAAATATTGCAAATTAAAGAAAGCATTATCAAAGCGCATGTGGGTTTTAGAATCGTTTCTACGATCACTTATTGTCTTTCTAAAACTCCTTTTCAATCCAGCTAAATGATTTAGTCAGCGATATACAACATCCTTCGTTCGATGGGTATTCACTTGGCCGATTAGCAACCAGCATCCTTGTGCGAATTGCTAACCAGCTTTTATTGACTTTTGACTCAAGATAAGTTAATCAATTACAGGTTAAGCGGATTGTGTAACGGCGCTATTGCTGCTGTAGGCGTTGGGCTCATTCTTGCAGATGATTCGAAGCCATTTCtgattttcattaatttatgtGATATGCCGAAGGTTGATTATTCACAGTTTTAGGTACGAGAGTAACAGACCTGTATCGGATCACCATATTTCATACTTGGACGTGAAGGTTGCTTCAGCTGATCTTCAGACcctaaaaacaattaaataatttatgacaTAAATTCATGAAAAAACACCAATGAGTGGTGAAAAAGAAGGCAGAGttttaaatcaaacacaatcctggacaataataaaactaatagATGAGAATGAAACATGTACTATATCTTAGTATATGAAAGAAACTCGTTAATTGATACATCTTTTCGTTTTAGCTTTGAATAGCTACACTTCTTTATTATGTTGACTTTGCTGTGTTCCAATAACTTTATGAACGATGGACATAGGTCCTTGAATGAATTGTATATCGTTTTGGTCAGACTATCGTGATTAATTCTTTTAGCAAGtgtgattcatttttttccttccactttTGATGAtataattttgtaaaatgcaTTTCGAACTCGTGTAGAGGACAATCTATaataaaaagggaagcaattatttttacacatttctttttcttctctgatcgtcacaataataaaaaataaacactaacGTCCGCCCGTGTCAAATGATAGTGATAAGGTTGatagataataataaaaatcgaaaacatcacacacaccgCAGAATCAAGGATGGAGACAATACGCTTAGATGAAAGGACACGCGAAAAGGTTGCAGAATAGAACTGTATCGATAAGCGCACACAACAGATTCGTGCTTCGTACGTTGGGTTGGATTAGTTGAAGATGGTTGGTTCCAGTTGCATTCGTTTATGTACCTTGTTGTTAGCTATATAAAATGTTGTACAAACTCCTACTATTTCTCCTTTCAACTGGATCCACAACGCCGACTCTGCGTCGATCCTAACGACTACTGTTACAATCTtgattgcatttcttttttttgtttactgtactggttttaaaattatgtattttAGATATTGGGATACTTTTTGTTCGCGTTTTTACGTAATTTCTAGATACTGTTTCTGCAATTACTATTTAACTCTTACTTTGCCTTTCCCGCTTTTATGAAAAAAGTACTCGGAAAAGTattatgcaataaaaaaaacatatttcacgCACAAAACCTCACAGCGAAAAACGACCACCACACACGACACAACGACCGGTTCTCGTTCCTTTCGATTGTTCCTATCCCAGAACGGGAGTTACACGTTAGTTTTGCTGGATTTGCTCCTTAACCAAGACTTTCCACGCAGGTAGTGTTTAGGGAACCGCCCTTCACTATTGTTTTGAATTGCTCCGGAATCGGTTGCTCGGTCTGTGGAGAATAACAAGGAGTGTTGTAGGTGATAAAAGCGATCGATTGGACCACAATGTACAACAATGAAGCTTACGTAATCTCCGCTGCTTCCTTTCGGAATCATCACGTTCATTTCGGATGATTTCGAACTGATGATCTCAACGTTAAGCGAATCCGCCGAGAGGTACATCTGGCAGCCATCAGTCTTGTCAATCGAAATCGTTGGTACTTTACCGAGGACCTGATGCAAATGTCCCATCGAATATTATTCAACATCTAAAAGCACTCCGCGTATGTGAAGGGACGAACACTCACCTGCATCTGCACGCTCTGACAGTTGACGAACTCTGCCGATGCGACAAGCGAATCGAATACCAGTGAACACTTCTTGCACGAATCCATCACAACGCTGTTGATTTTGCCTTTGATCTGTAGGGTGGAACCCTCACAGCGGAACATGTACACGACATTGTTCATCTCGGCGTTCTCCACCACAAGACCCGCATTGTTTTTCTGATACTCGATCAGCCATTTCTTGCCATCGCGCGTAAATGTCGGTGGTTTGGCGACCGCTGGTGAAGCAACCGATTTCGTACCGTTCGTCACGCCTGCTGGTGCCTTGTACGGTGCAGGACCCGATCGCAGGGCAGGGTTTTTGTGCGTTTGCATATCTGACGTTACC
This Anopheles marshallii chromosome 3, idAnoMarsDA_429_01, whole genome shotgun sequence DNA region includes the following protein-coding sequences:
- the LOC128711993 gene encoding dolichyl-diphosphooligosaccharide--protein glycosyltransferase subunit 1 yields the protein MGNAVLFLCCFTTVFAGAYVQAAIDMEIENRAVDRTIDLTSQLVKISYKITLEHKSKKPIGTYLFLVPESDRERLSFISAKDSAKKELKLTETTTPKGVTFSMTLPAGASNPVVYIETVFTKSLKPFPSSIGQSERQLVQYFGNVYFYSPYPTVTQKTTVHLSSRNVESYTQFKPSAQSDSTITYGPYDNVAAFSHEPMTIHFENFTPFLTVTRLERTIEVSHWGNIAVEETIDIVHSGATLKGAFSRYDYQKDARSNQPSVKSYKTLLPASATGVYYRDTNGNISTSALRTLKDAVELDLRPRFPLFGGWRTHYTLGYNVPSFEYLFQNGDNFLLKMRVVDHIFDDMVIDEVVTKIILPEGANNIKLIAPYSIQRHADSLHYTYLDTFGRPVISFSKRNLVENHINDFNLKYNFSRVMMLQEPLLVVGFLYVLFVFVIVWMRLDFSIIKEKEPHQHKD
- the LOC128714524 gene encoding guanine nucleotide-binding protein subunit beta-like protein is translated as MTETLQLRGQLLGHSGWVTQIATNPKYPDMILSSSRDKTLIVWKLTRDELSYGIPQKRLYGHSHFISDVVLSSDGNYALSGSWDKTLRLWDLAAGQSTRRFEDHTKDVLSVAFSVDNRQIVSGSRDKTIKLWNTLAECKYTIQEDGHSDWVSCVRFSPNHTNPIIVSAGWDRVVKVWNLANCKLKIDHLGHNGYLNSVSVSPDGSLCTSGGKDCRAFLWDLNDGKHLHTLEHNEVINALCFSPNRYWLCVAYGPSIKIWDLASKTMVEELKPAKNGDPPQCLSLAWSTDGQTLYAGYSDNIIRVWQVSVSAR